A portion of the Nitrospira sp. genome contains these proteins:
- a CDS encoding chemotaxis protein CheA, giving the protein MSDDFAQFREAFFEEAAEHLAIVEEGLLALEQHPEDLELLAKIFRSAHSIKGASGMFGFNAVTQFTHKMETLLDLLRNGEKAVSPQIADLLLKSTDCLKTLIEAVKSGMAVDDETVQRLTAELASASASGVQPPAVPQEQPVAASAQSGVQEHSYLITWTPPEWLFQRGLDPLQILKELSGLGDLSSVTLDMSRVPDLAEVDPEKCYLSWELRLVTGKDLKTVESAFEFVREDSKLIIEEIRGKELEGKSDVMSDSSQPTTPPPSPLPPHADSDKPKHLGEILVESGMVSPAVLEQALSQQKRVGEILVAQKAVTPHQLEQALNTQRQQEAAVQTKKTDTTSIRVDTAKIDKLINLVGELIITQSMLSDLGSRFEMRRLPLLLERVAQLERNTREIQERVMGIRMLPIGTAFSRFPRLVRDLSSKAGKKIQLVLSGEETELDKTVIESIGDPLTHLVRNSADHGLELPEERLDNNKSEVGTIRLNAFHEGGSICITVEDDGRGLNREKILAKAVKQGLIGESEKLSDEQIWGLIFRPGFSTAEKVTDVSGRGVGMDVVKRNIEALGGTVSIKTAQGTGTTFTLKLPLTLAIIDGMTVRVGKETYIVPLLSILESTQPKAESIKTVVGKGELINVRGTYIPMTRLYEVFGNDPDYTDPKQAILLILETEGERVAVMVDEILGQQQVVIKSMEQNFRKVEGIAGATILGDGTVGFIVDVRGLIEIARRERPVAA; this is encoded by the coding sequence ATGAGTGACGATTTCGCACAATTTCGGGAGGCCTTTTTCGAAGAAGCAGCCGAGCATTTGGCGATCGTTGAGGAAGGCTTGTTGGCGTTGGAGCAGCATCCGGAAGACCTTGAGTTGCTTGCCAAGATCTTCCGTTCAGCCCATTCGATCAAAGGGGCGAGCGGGATGTTCGGATTCAATGCCGTGACCCAATTTACCCATAAAATGGAGACCTTGCTCGACTTGCTGAGAAACGGGGAGAAAGCGGTATCGCCGCAGATTGCTGATTTACTGCTCAAGTCCACGGATTGCCTGAAGACCTTAATTGAAGCCGTGAAGTCCGGGATGGCGGTGGATGATGAGACGGTTCAACGCCTGACGGCAGAGCTGGCGTCCGCGAGTGCATCGGGTGTTCAGCCGCCCGCCGTGCCGCAGGAACAGCCGGTGGCTGCTTCTGCGCAGTCCGGTGTTCAAGAGCACAGCTATCTCATCACGTGGACTCCGCCGGAATGGTTGTTTCAACGCGGACTTGATCCTCTGCAGATCTTAAAGGAGTTGAGCGGTCTTGGAGATCTGAGTTCGGTGACGCTCGATATGTCTCGAGTGCCGGATCTGGCCGAGGTCGACCCGGAAAAGTGCTATCTCTCCTGGGAGTTACGACTTGTCACCGGCAAGGACCTGAAAACCGTTGAGTCCGCCTTCGAGTTTGTTCGGGAAGACAGCAAACTCATCATTGAAGAGATCAGGGGAAAGGAATTGGAGGGAAAGAGTGATGTGATGTCTGATTCCAGTCAGCCCACGACCCCTCCCCCCTCCCCCCTCCCCCCTCACGCGGACAGTGATAAGCCCAAACATCTTGGGGAAATCTTGGTGGAGAGCGGTATGGTGTCACCGGCCGTTCTTGAACAGGCATTGTCCCAGCAGAAACGAGTCGGCGAGATTCTCGTTGCGCAGAAGGCTGTCACCCCGCATCAACTCGAACAAGCGCTCAATACCCAACGACAGCAGGAAGCGGCGGTACAAACGAAGAAAACAGACACCACATCCATTCGTGTGGATACCGCAAAAATCGACAAGCTGATCAACCTCGTGGGCGAATTGATCATTACCCAATCCATGCTGAGTGATCTGGGGTCTCGGTTTGAGATGCGGCGGCTCCCGTTGCTGTTGGAACGAGTCGCCCAATTAGAGCGCAATACAAGGGAGATTCAAGAACGTGTCATGGGCATCCGCATGCTCCCCATCGGCACGGCATTCAGCCGGTTTCCAAGGTTGGTGCGTGATCTCTCCTCGAAGGCGGGAAAGAAGATCCAACTGGTTCTCTCGGGCGAAGAAACTGAACTGGACAAGACCGTCATCGAGTCCATCGGAGATCCCTTGACCCATCTGGTCAGAAACTCGGCCGATCACGGATTGGAACTGCCGGAAGAACGGCTCGACAACAACAAGTCCGAGGTGGGCACCATCCGTCTCAATGCCTTTCATGAGGGCGGCAGCATTTGCATCACGGTGGAGGACGACGGTCGTGGTCTCAATCGCGAGAAAATCCTCGCCAAGGCCGTGAAGCAGGGGCTGATCGGCGAAAGTGAAAAACTCTCGGATGAGCAAATTTGGGGGTTGATCTTCCGCCCAGGATTTTCGACGGCCGAGAAAGTGACGGATGTCTCCGGACGCGGCGTGGGGATGGATGTGGTCAAACGCAACATCGAAGCGCTGGGGGGGACCGTCAGTATCAAGACGGCGCAAGGAACAGGTACGACATTCACACTGAAATTGCCGCTCACGCTCGCGATCATCGACGGCATGACGGTCCGAGTCGGCAAAGAGACCTATATCGTGCCGTTGCTCTCGATCTTGGAGTCGACTCAGCCGAAAGCGGAATCCATCAAGACGGTCGTAGGAAAAGGGGAGCTCATCAACGTGAGGGGTACCTATATCCCGATGACGCGTCTCTATGAAGTGTTCGGCAACGATCCTGACTATACCGATCCAAAACAGGCGATCCTCTTGATCCTGGAAACGGAAGGCGAACGTGTGGCCGTCATGGTCGATGAGATTCTCGGTCAACAACAGGTCGTGATTAAAAGCATGGAGCAGAACTTCCGCAAGGTCGAAGGCATTGCCGGTGCGACGATCTTAGGCGATGGGACCGTCGGATTTATCGTGGACGTCCGCGGGCTGATCGAAATCGCGCGCCGCGAGCGTCCTGTCGCTGCCTGA
- a CDS encoding response regulator: MRKTALIVDDSPTMRQMVAFTLTKAGFAVVEAEHGKDAVNKVATAGKMDIVVTDLNMPEMDGITLIKELRKLSAFKFTPILMLTTESALEKKQAGKEAGATGWLVKPFNPETLLKTIAKVLPA; the protein is encoded by the coding sequence ATGAGGAAGACCGCACTGATCGTTGATGATTCACCCACGATGCGGCAGATGGTGGCCTTTACCCTCACCAAGGCTGGGTTTGCCGTTGTGGAGGCCGAGCATGGGAAAGATGCCGTGAACAAAGTCGCGACAGCGGGCAAGATGGACATCGTGGTGACCGATCTCAACATGCCGGAAATGGACGGGATTACTCTCATCAAGGAATTGCGCAAATTGAGCGCGTTCAAGTTCACGCCGATTCTGATGCTCACGACCGAATCGGCGCTCGAGAAGAAACAGGCCGGGAAGGAAGCCGGGGCGACTGGATGGCTCGTCAAGCCGTTCAACCCTGAAACACTGCTGAAGACTATTGCGAAGGTACTGCCGGCTTGA
- a CDS encoding STAS domain-containing protein produces the protein MTADSSAPGSSKDESQNLRHLAPTGDLTIFEAAEFKESLMNLLANDGLVSLDLSGVVRVDTSAIQLLLAARKQGRMLVTGLSPDLQTKLNRLGFTDSLSE, from the coding sequence ATGACGGCTGATTCCTCCGCACCCGGCTCCTCTAAGGACGAGAGTCAGAATCTCAGACACTTGGCTCCAACAGGCGATCTGACTATTTTTGAAGCAGCTGAATTTAAGGAATCATTGATGAACCTCCTTGCAAACGATGGTTTGGTATCGCTGGACCTGAGCGGCGTTGTCCGAGTCGATACGTCCGCGATCCAGCTGCTGCTGGCGGCACGCAAGCAAGGGCGCATGTTGGTAACGGGTCTTTCCCCGGATCTACAGACGAAATTGAATCGATTGGGGTTTACGGATTCCCTGAGTGAATAG
- a CDS encoding OmpA family protein, protein MAKHKHEEHENHERWLVSYADFITLLFAFFVVMYSISSVNVGKYRTVSESIKAALNPIVSPPSSPTPLTLSTNKQALTAPDAPGSKDVAIRKLRNLVKGIKASPQLALVRITERVNGDIVITIPDQLLFNSGEAAIRSEALPFLEGLSTAIVELNRYTRVEGHTDNVPIRTAQFPSNWELSAARAVMVVRVLSELFAVPSERLAAVGHADTRPVTANLDSEQRAKNRRVEVVILEQAPPAPIPQAESGSDMLGRSTDDVPMNASESVAEPTREGHVRIP, encoded by the coding sequence ATGGCGAAGCACAAGCATGAAGAGCATGAAAATCACGAGCGATGGCTCGTCTCCTATGCGGACTTTATCACGTTGCTGTTCGCCTTTTTTGTCGTGATGTACTCGATCTCCTCGGTCAATGTCGGAAAGTACCGAACCGTGAGCGAGTCGATCAAAGCCGCGCTGAATCCGATCGTCAGCCCACCGTCCTCTCCAACCCCGTTGACGTTGAGTACCAACAAACAGGCACTGACGGCACCTGATGCTCCGGGGAGCAAGGATGTGGCGATCCGTAAACTCCGAAATCTCGTGAAAGGGATTAAAGCCTCGCCGCAGTTGGCCTTGGTGCGGATCACCGAACGAGTGAACGGAGATATCGTCATCACCATTCCGGATCAGCTGCTGTTCAACAGCGGCGAAGCAGCCATACGCAGCGAAGCGCTGCCGTTTCTTGAAGGTCTGAGCACGGCCATCGTGGAACTCAACCGGTACACCAGGGTTGAGGGGCACACGGACAACGTTCCCATACGGACTGCACAATTTCCTTCCAACTGGGAACTTTCTGCGGCACGTGCGGTGATGGTCGTCAGAGTCTTGTCTGAGTTGTTTGCCGTGCCGTCGGAACGACTGGCTGCCGTGGGGCATGCCGATACAAGGCCGGTCACGGCCAATCTTGATTCGGAACAGCGAGCCAAAAATCGCCGGGTGGAGGTCGTCATTCTTGAACAGGCTCCGCCCGCTCCAATTCCTCAGGCGGAGAGTGGCTCGGACATGTTGGGACGATCGACGGACGATGTGCCAATGAACGCATCGGAGTCGGTGGCGGAGCCGACCAGAGAAGGACACGTGCGAATACCATAG
- a CDS encoding flagellar motor protein: MDIATILGIVIALGSIIGGQILEGGHVGSIMQLTAFIIVIGGTFGAICIQNPLPVVIKAFGALTIAISGPHIDNKGTIQLILELANISRKQGLLALEGKLKTITDPFMKKGVQLIVDGTEPKAVIEILEIEVEHHEEQGVIAAKVWEAAGGYAPTVGIIGAVLGLIHVMENLADPSKLGGGIAVAFVATVYGVGAANLFFLPLANKIKLKLKEEAGSRNLMIMGLAGLAQGENPRLLQEKLEGVLPHNERTKEGKK; encoded by the coding sequence ATGGATATCGCAACAATTCTTGGGATTGTGATCGCCTTAGGCTCCATTATCGGAGGCCAGATCCTCGAAGGTGGGCACGTCGGCTCGATCATGCAGCTGACGGCTTTCATCATCGTGATCGGAGGCACGTTTGGTGCCATTTGCATACAGAATCCATTGCCGGTGGTGATCAAGGCCTTCGGCGCGCTGACCATCGCGATCTCAGGTCCCCACATCGACAACAAAGGTACGATCCAGCTCATCTTGGAGCTTGCGAATATCTCGCGGAAACAAGGGTTGCTCGCCTTGGAGGGGAAGCTCAAAACCATCACGGATCCTTTCATGAAAAAGGGGGTTCAGCTCATTGTCGACGGGACAGAGCCCAAAGCGGTAATCGAGATTCTCGAAATTGAGGTCGAGCACCACGAGGAGCAAGGTGTGATCGCGGCGAAGGTCTGGGAAGCAGCCGGTGGGTATGCACCAACCGTCGGGATTATCGGAGCCGTGCTCGGCCTCATTCACGTGATGGAAAATCTGGCCGATCCATCAAAGTTGGGCGGCGGAATCGCGGTGGCATTCGTGGCGACGGTGTACGGAGTGGGGGCGGCAAACCTCTTTTTCTTGCCCTTGGCCAACAAGATCAAATTGAAGCTGAAGGAAGAAGCCGGCTCCAGAAACTTGATGATTATGGGGTTGGCAGGGCTTGCGCAGGGGGAAAACCCTCGACTCTTACAGGAGAAGTTGGAAGGCGTGCTGCCGCACAACGAACGGACGAAGGAAGGGAAGAAGTGA
- a CDS encoding protein phosphatase CheZ, with the protein MNKREHKLYEELGDLARFVDNATKAISEAGPQIISSSQQLPTASSHLSDLNKMTEEGTLEVMRLTELIQDEHSHIGKELRAVIEVLQTMDCAKLAERLNTINTVVTQEGKYLTDIMTALSFQDLVAQRVKKLVSILDEVQHKLMELVVVFGLQQNGETVVKNGTAGHLLKQLEESKTTAMKQKVVDDILAQFGFK; encoded by the coding sequence GTGAACAAACGAGAGCATAAACTCTACGAAGAGCTGGGCGACTTAGCACGGTTTGTCGACAACGCGACAAAAGCTATTTCCGAAGCGGGACCCCAAATCATCTCCAGCAGCCAGCAGCTGCCGACGGCATCCTCCCATCTGAGTGACCTGAACAAGATGACAGAAGAAGGAACGCTGGAGGTGATGCGATTGACGGAGTTGATTCAGGATGAGCACAGCCATATCGGGAAAGAACTGAGAGCAGTCATTGAGGTCTTACAGACCATGGACTGTGCCAAGCTTGCAGAGCGACTGAACACCATCAATACCGTGGTGACTCAAGAGGGGAAATATTTAACCGACATCATGACGGCATTGTCCTTCCAAGACTTGGTGGCACAGCGGGTCAAGAAGTTAGTCTCGATTCTCGATGAAGTGCAGCATAAGTTAATGGAACTTGTGGTGGTATTTGGTCTGCAACAGAATGGAGAGACGGTGGTGAAGAACGGCACGGCAGGCCATTTGTTGAAACAACTTGAAGAGTCAAAGACCACCGCCATGAAGCAAAAGGTGGTCGACGATATTTTGGCGCAATTCGGGTTCAAATAG
- a CDS encoding chemotaxis response regulator CheY yields the protein MKILVVDDMVTMRRIVKNVLKQLGFSNIDEAENGQDGLQKLKTRKYDFVVSDWNMPVMTGIEMLRAIRADEQLKAIPVLMVTAEAQQRNLVEAVQAGVSNYIVKPFTAETLQEKLAKIFK from the coding sequence ATGAAAATTCTCGTCGTGGATGACATGGTCACGATGCGAAGAATTGTGAAGAATGTTCTAAAACAACTTGGCTTTTCCAATATCGACGAAGCCGAAAACGGACAAGATGGTCTGCAGAAACTGAAAACGAGGAAGTATGATTTCGTCGTCTCAGATTGGAATATGCCGGTGATGACGGGGATTGAGATGCTTCGAGCCATCCGGGCCGACGAACAATTGAAAGCCATACCTGTCCTCATGGTCACGGCTGAGGCCCAACAACGCAATTTGGTGGAAGCCGTACAAGCGGGAGTCAGTAATTACATCGTGAAACCGTTTACGGCCGAGACCTTGCAAGAAAAACTTGCAAAGATATTCAAGTAG
- a CDS encoding helix-turn-helix domain-containing protein: MNSDVSAETATQSETGASRDGEILTVMEVARFLRVPKSTVYKLARGGELPASKIGKHWRFLRRDIHEWMHSRSKQAA, from the coding sequence ATGAATAGTGATGTATCTGCTGAAACGGCGACTCAATCCGAAACGGGCGCCAGTCGGGACGGAGAAATTCTCACCGTCATGGAGGTGGCACGGTTTCTTCGCGTGCCCAAGTCCACGGTCTACAAACTGGCACGAGGCGGTGAACTCCCGGCGTCCAAAATCGGAAAGCATTGGCGCTTCCTCCGGCGTGACATCCATGAATGGATGCACAGCCGGTCCAAGCAAGCCGCGTGA
- a CDS encoding P-loop NTPase, which produces MAQIISVASGKGGVGKSVVATNLALLLARKGKQVVLADLDVGGADAHILLGLLNPSITLTDFLTHRVEQLDAVAQRLPLHPNLRIIPGTGDTLATANMPYSQKKRLIRHFQDIHTDIILVDIGAGTSYHALDFFLMADHHIAVATPDPTSVLDLYRFIKLAAIRRVLSMFLMRDVTAEGLANRDYSSVEEVLDVAGKTDESGRKIAETTLQTFHPSLILNRTSGRARVNVPQLKKLLKEYVGGDLSLLGEIPDDSSIEQAVRAYVPVIQHNPSSPAALALGQIADALLMMLATATPSAA; this is translated from the coding sequence ATGGCACAGATCATCTCCGTCGCGTCAGGAAAAGGTGGAGTCGGAAAGAGTGTCGTCGCAACCAATCTGGCCCTGCTCCTCGCCAGAAAGGGCAAGCAGGTAGTGCTCGCGGACCTGGACGTCGGCGGGGCTGATGCCCATATCCTTCTTGGCCTCCTCAACCCGTCCATAACCTTGACCGACTTTCTCACTCATCGAGTCGAACAATTGGATGCCGTGGCTCAACGGCTCCCGCTTCATCCCAACTTGAGGATCATCCCCGGCACCGGCGATACCTTGGCCACTGCCAACATGCCTTATTCCCAGAAAAAGCGTCTGATTCGCCATTTTCAAGACATCCATACGGACATCATCCTTGTCGATATCGGAGCCGGAACGAGCTATCATGCACTCGATTTTTTTCTGATGGCCGACCACCATATCGCCGTTGCGACTCCGGACCCGACGTCGGTCCTGGACCTCTATCGATTCATTAAGCTGGCGGCTATTCGTCGTGTGCTTTCGATGTTTCTGATGCGGGACGTGACCGCAGAAGGTCTTGCGAACCGGGACTACAGTAGCGTGGAAGAGGTACTGGACGTCGCAGGCAAGACAGATGAATCCGGTCGGAAGATTGCGGAAACCACGTTGCAAACCTTTCACCCGTCGCTCATCCTTAACCGGACCTCCGGACGTGCCCGCGTGAATGTGCCGCAGCTCAAGAAGCTCCTTAAGGAATATGTCGGGGGTGATTTAAGCTTGCTGGGGGAGATTCCGGATGATTCTTCGATAGAACAAGCAGTACGGGCGTATGTCCCGGTGATCCAGCATAACCCATCTTCTCCTGCTGCACTTGCCCTGGGACAAATAGCTGATGCCTTGTTGATGATGCTGGCTACAGCCACTCCCTCAGCCGCCTAA
- a CDS encoding PilZ domain-containing protein: protein MASPIMTVSSTSRSTEPDERREWMRIDDRVLMEYRLVTEGGMSVPVDLSHATPESIAVVVNKPTSDLLARSSEIVVDSAVLPWIRKVDYLLEVILNALATSQPSNVTLAQPTDVNLSGGGVGFVSLQEFAADAQLAIKLILPPFTMIRAHVKVIRAVPVDDGQGFTIATEFIDLTPDDQEHLIRHILHVQAQRLRASRGQPN, encoded by the coding sequence ATGGCATCGCCTATCATGACTGTGTCATCGACGTCTCGCAGTACAGAGCCGGACGAACGACGTGAGTGGATGAGAATCGATGATCGGGTCCTGATGGAATACCGATTGGTGACCGAAGGAGGGATGAGTGTACCCGTAGATCTGAGCCATGCGACGCCGGAGTCGATTGCAGTAGTCGTGAACAAACCGACGTCGGATCTTTTGGCACGTTCTAGTGAGATAGTGGTCGATTCAGCGGTTCTCCCCTGGATCAGAAAAGTCGATTACCTGCTCGAAGTGATTTTGAATGCGCTTGCCACCAGTCAGCCGTCCAACGTCACGCTGGCACAGCCTACGGATGTCAATCTGAGCGGGGGAGGGGTCGGGTTTGTCTCTTTGCAGGAATTCGCAGCCGATGCTCAATTGGCGATCAAGCTCATTCTTCCACCGTTCACCATGATCCGGGCGCATGTGAAAGTCATTCGGGCAGTTCCTGTCGACGACGGTCAAGGGTTTACAATAGCCACCGAGTTTATCGACCTGACGCCTGATGATCAGGAACACTTGATTCGCCACATTTTGCACGTGCAAGCCCAACGATTGCGTGCAAGCCGAGGTCAACCCAACTAG
- a CDS encoding flagellar protein FliT has protein sequence MSGSQADIVRLTRVAGEAAQQGRWDEVIQCYSERSLLLASTPASTLPIEELLKMDGELRDRIQTAQAVLEDLLVEAQVTKRRVQVLGQRLGIPPSPPEAVSIEA, from the coding sequence GTGAGCGGAAGCCAAGCCGACATCGTGCGACTGACTAGGGTGGCTGGGGAAGCCGCTCAACAGGGGCGATGGGATGAGGTCATTCAGTGTTATAGCGAACGAAGTCTGCTCCTGGCGTCGACCCCTGCATCAACGCTCCCCATCGAAGAGCTGTTGAAGATGGATGGCGAACTTCGTGACCGCATCCAGACTGCTCAAGCCGTCTTAGAAGATCTGCTGGTGGAGGCGCAGGTGACGAAGCGGCGGGTGCAGGTATTAGGTCAACGTCTAGGTATCCCCCCATCCCCACCGGAGGCTGTGTCCATAGAAGCCTAA
- the fliS gene encoding flagellar export chaperone FliS, with product MITQYARQYEQTQVVTSSGVQLVVLLYDGAIQSLEIAKREIPAKNVREKARHLGRAIAIVGELNSVLDLERGGEIARSLRRLYDYMMIEMVEANARNNERRLDGPLRCLNILREAWREVAAQQQTRLVGTR from the coding sequence ATGATCACTCAGTACGCTCGCCAATATGAACAGACTCAGGTCGTCACCTCTTCCGGTGTTCAACTCGTGGTTCTGTTGTATGACGGCGCGATTCAGTCGCTTGAAATCGCGAAGCGCGAGATTCCGGCTAAAAATGTCCGGGAGAAAGCTCGACATCTGGGACGAGCCATTGCGATCGTCGGCGAACTGAACAGTGTGCTCGATCTTGAACGAGGCGGTGAAATCGCGCGATCTCTCCGAAGATTGTACGACTACATGATGATTGAAATGGTAGAAGCCAATGCGCGGAATAACGAGCGGAGGTTGGATGGTCCTCTCCGTTGTCTCAACATACTCCGCGAAGCCTGGCGTGAAGTGGCTGCGCAGCAGCAGACTCGTCTGGTCGGTACCCGATGA
- the fliD gene encoding flagellar filament capping protein FliD, with product MATISFGGLGNGLDFGQVVDALVKVAQQPVDELTKKKSDLSTKFTDLTTLSTKVVALQSAAEALRLPTSFDRSAVSVSDSTVLSASTSSTATAGSYSIRVVQLAQSHQIVSKAAKAVPSATADIVSGSSATFTFKVGSGTNQTVTLGSTGTLTDLRDQINNLGAGVTASVINAGTEAAPSYRLAISSNNTGSANAVTILADDTDLDLLNGSGTGGIDTLAAAQNAQIQVGDQALTPLTIERSSNTVSDALPGIVLALTKTTGTGTIQVNVTQDVNAVKTNIKNLATTYNDIVNFINQRNSYDVTTHEGGDFFGESSVKTVLSRLRTALSSTSSGAATYSSLGQIGFKTERDGTITVDEAKLSTVLSTNYADVKALVSNQGSVAGLAQSVSKAVDALTDVSGGVLTLRKNGVTSQVSQLGDEIARKQDSVNQYQDRLKLQYAALDALLSQLKGQSSFLQSQSTQSQQS from the coding sequence ATGGCTACGATAAGTTTCGGAGGACTCGGTAACGGGCTGGATTTTGGACAGGTTGTCGATGCACTGGTCAAGGTGGCGCAGCAGCCGGTTGATGAACTGACCAAAAAAAAGTCAGACCTCAGTACGAAGTTTACGGATCTGACCACCCTGAGTACGAAAGTGGTGGCTTTGCAAAGCGCCGCCGAGGCACTGCGGTTGCCTACGTCATTTGATAGATCGGCGGTCTCCGTGTCTGATTCTACAGTTCTGTCTGCATCGACCTCGTCCACGGCCACAGCGGGATCGTACAGTATCCGAGTTGTTCAGCTCGCACAGTCTCACCAAATCGTCAGTAAGGCTGCTAAAGCGGTGCCCTCCGCGACGGCCGACATCGTGAGCGGTAGTTCGGCTACATTTACGTTCAAAGTGGGATCAGGAACCAACCAGACCGTGACATTGGGTTCGACCGGGACGTTGACTGACTTGCGTGACCAGATCAATAACCTGGGAGCTGGTGTGACCGCGTCTGTGATCAATGCCGGTACGGAAGCCGCGCCATCTTATCGGCTGGCTATTTCCTCCAATAATACCGGTAGCGCTAATGCGGTTACTATCCTGGCGGATGATACTGATTTGGATCTTCTCAATGGCAGCGGGACGGGAGGAATCGACACCCTTGCCGCGGCCCAAAATGCACAGATCCAGGTGGGCGATCAGGCACTCACCCCTCTGACGATTGAGCGAAGTTCGAATACCGTTTCCGATGCGCTTCCAGGTATCGTACTGGCGCTGACGAAAACCACGGGAACCGGAACGATCCAAGTCAACGTGACTCAGGACGTGAATGCCGTCAAAACAAACATTAAAAATCTGGCGACAACGTACAATGACATCGTGAACTTCATCAATCAGCGGAACAGCTACGACGTCACTACCCATGAGGGGGGAGACTTCTTCGGCGAGTCCTCGGTCAAAACCGTGTTGTCGCGGTTGAGAACGGCCTTGTCTTCGACGTCGAGCGGTGCAGCGACCTATTCCAGTCTCGGCCAGATCGGGTTCAAGACTGAGCGGGATGGGACCATCACGGTGGACGAAGCCAAATTGAGCACGGTATTGAGTACCAACTATGCCGACGTCAAGGCGCTTGTCAGTAACCAGGGAAGTGTGGCTGGGCTTGCTCAATCTGTGAGCAAGGCCGTAGACGCTTTAACCGACGTCTCCGGAGGTGTTCTTACTCTTCGGAAGAATGGTGTGACCAGTCAAGTCTCTCAGCTCGGGGACGAGATCGCGAGAAAACAAGATTCTGTAAATCAGTACCAAGACCGCTTGAAACTTCAGTATGCGGCCCTGGATGCACTCTTGTCGCAGCTCAAAGGACAAAGCAGCTTTCTTCAGTCTCAATCAACACAGAGTCAGCAATCCTAG
- a CDS encoding flagellar protein FlaG, producing the protein MITNVTSKVDLPATANNRSQTAASLKTKPVDEHTQSADFSFASPTDRVALEQAVSKVKDALQQSSSKFQIEVDPDLERIVVKILKGDSGEVIRQIPPKEVIDLAKSLSGSKGALFEEHA; encoded by the coding sequence ATGATCACCAATGTAACATCGAAGGTGGATCTCCCGGCCACTGCGAATAACAGAAGTCAAACAGCTGCTTCTCTCAAGACGAAGCCTGTAGACGAGCACACTCAAAGTGCTGACTTCTCGTTTGCCTCTCCCACGGATCGGGTAGCGCTTGAGCAAGCCGTGAGTAAAGTGAAGGATGCGTTGCAGCAATCGAGTTCGAAATTCCAGATCGAAGTCGATCCAGATCTGGAGCGGATAGTCGTGAAGATTCTGAAGGGGGATTCCGGAGAAGTGATTCGACAGATTCCACCCAAGGAAGTGATTGATTTAGCTAAGAGTCTCTCAGGATCAAAAGGGGCGCTGTTCGAAGAACATGCCTAA
- a CDS encoding flagellin FliC: MALIINNNPASIAAQRNLSVNTLALNRSVEHLSSGLRITRAADDAAGLGLSESLRAQIRSINQATRNANDGISLTQIADGAAATIGSLLARLRELSSQSASGTVGNTERSYIDQEFVALRSEIDRIAQVTEFNGQALTSGSTISFSIAIGFRSGSGNTLSLNLNDITTTSLGLSSVNVSTSANATSALANVDNAISAIATARAEYGSIQNRFEATIANLEVTSENLTAAESRIRDADVAQETSVFTKNQILVQAGIATLAQANTLPQQALTLLRG, from the coding sequence ATGGCACTTATCATTAACAATAACCCCGCATCCATCGCGGCTCAGCGGAACCTTTCGGTCAATACCTTGGCCCTGAACCGTTCGGTTGAGCACTTGTCATCCGGCTTGCGAATTACGCGGGCTGCGGATGATGCGGCTGGTCTTGGACTATCCGAGTCCTTGCGCGCACAGATTCGCAGCATCAACCAGGCGACGCGAAATGCCAACGACGGCATCAGCCTGACGCAGATCGCCGACGGCGCTGCTGCCACGATCGGTTCGTTGCTGGCCAGGCTCCGTGAGCTGTCTTCACAATCGGCGAGCGGCACAGTGGGCAACACGGAACGGTCCTATATCGATCAAGAGTTCGTTGCTCTGCGTTCGGAAATCGATCGTATCGCGCAAGTGACCGAGTTCAACGGCCAGGCGCTGACAAGCGGTTCGACGATCAGCTTCTCGATCGCGATCGGGTTCCGGAGCGGAAGTGGCAACACGCTGAGTCTTAACTTGAACGACATCACCACAACCTCGTTGGGACTGTCCAGTGTGAACGTCTCGACCTCCGCCAATGCCACCAGCGCGTTGGCAAATGTCGACAATGCGATCAGCGCGATTGCCACCGCGAGAGCCGAATATGGGTCGATTCAGAACCGGTTTGAGGCAACCATTGCCAACCTAGAAGTCACGAGTGAGAACCTCACGGCTGCAGAATCGCGAATCCGCGACGCTGATGTCGCACAGGAGACCTCGGTGTTTACCAAGAATCAGATCTTGGTGCAGGCGGGCATTGCGACGTTGGCACAAGCCAACACGCTGCCTCAACAAGCGCTCACGTTACTCAGAGGATAA